CTAAAATAGAACAACTACAAACAAACCAATAAGAAAAAGGCTATCCAGTTAAACTACTGAATAGCCTTTTATTTTAAACGTTAAAACGGAATAAGATTACGTCCCCATCTTGAACAACGTATTCTTTACCTTCTTGACGGACTTTCCCTGCTTCTTTTGCAACAGTCATGGATCCCGCTTCCACTAAATCATCATATGAAACTGTTTCAGCGCGAATAAATCCTCTCTCAAAATCCGTATGAATAATTCCAGCACATTGCGGTGCCTTCATTCCTTTTTTAAATGTCCATGCACGAACTTCTTGCACACCTGCCGTAAAGTAAGTTGCATAGCCGAGTAATGAGTAAGTAGCACGAATAAGTAAATCTAATCCAGCTTCTTGAATCCCAAGTTCTTCAAGGAACATTGCTTTATCCTCGTCATCCAACTCAGCCATTTCTTCTTCAATCTTCGCACAAACAACGATTACCTCGGCATTATCCGTTTTCGCAAACTCACGAACGGCATTCACGTACTCATTATCATCAGTATTTGTAATACTATCTTCATCTACGTTTGCTACGTATAACATCGGTTTAATCGTTAGCAAGTTCATGCCTTTAATCAGTGCATATTCATCTTCAGACAACTCTACAGAACGTGCAGGTTGTTCATTTTCAAATGCTTCTTTTAGTTTTAGTAAAACAGGTTCTTCAACCATTGCCTCTTTATCTTTTTGTTTCGCCATTTTAGAGACACGCTCTAAACGACGATCGACACTTTCCATATCTGCAAGAATCAATTCTAAGTTAATCACTTCAATGTCATGAATTGGATTTACGTTTCCTGAAACGTGCGTAATGTTTTCATCGGCAAAACAACGAACGACTTGACAAATTGCATCTACTTCACGAATATGCGAGAGAAATTTATTCCCAAGTCCTTCCCCTTTACTTGCACCTTCAACAATTCCTGCAATATCAGTGAATTCAAAAGCAGTTGGTACCGTTTTTTTCGGTGTAACAAGTTCAGTTAATTTCTCTAGTCTTGCGTCTGGTACCTCTACAATACCTACGTTTGGATCAATCGTACAAAACGGATAGTTCGCCGCCTCCGCGCCCGCCTTTGTAATTGCATTAAATAACGTTGACTTTCCAACGTTCGGAAGTCCAACAATCCCTGCTGTTAAGGACATATATTCCACTACCTTTCATCTATATCAATCGCTATTTCATAAAAGTTCAAGTACTTTCAACTCTTCTATTATAAGGATAACAAGATAAAATGTCTATTTCCCTATTCAGTATCTGCTTTTACCGTCACTTTTTTCATCTTTTTTGCAAATTCATTCCGAGGAAGCATCACACTATGCGCGCATCCTTCACATTTTATTCGGATATCTGCCCCCATTCGGATAATTTTCCAAGAGTTCGTTCCGCAAGGATGTGGTTTCTTCATTTCAACGATATCGTTTAAACCAAACTCTTTTGCCATTTTAATTAGCTCCTTTCTGTTCACTAATGTGAACCATTTTCGGATAAGGAATTTCAATACCATTTTTATCTAAAAACAGTTTTAAGTCCTTCCTAAATTTTCGACTAAATGCCCATTGCATCACAGGAACGGTTTCTGCAGTTACCCGGAATACAATTTCCGACGCCGTCAAATCTTGCACACCTATTAGCGTAGGTTCAGAAACCAATTCCTCATATTCATCGGACAAATTCGCTATAAATTCTCGGATTAGCATTTCCGCCTTTTGGATATCCGTTTCATAAGCAATCCTAATATCCATAATGGCTAATCCATTATTAATTGAGTAGTTGACAACTTCCGTAATACTACCATTGGGGATAATATAGACTTCTCCCCCGTAAGCCGCTATTTTGGTCGTGCGAAGGCCGATTTCTTTTACCGTTCCTAAAGCTTGCCCGATTTGCACATAGTCGCCTACCGAAAATTGATCTTCGAAAATAATAAAAAAACCCGATATTATATCTTTCACTAAACTTTGTGCCCCGAATCCTACCGCTAAACCAAGAACCCCAGCGCTTGCAAGAATACCACTTACGTTAACATTGAACTCCGTCAAAACTGATAGAATGGCCGAGAAGTAAACAACGTAGGTCAACGAATTTTCAAGTAGCTTCAATAAGGTTTGTTCTCGTCTTTCAGATGGACGTATTTTAGTCTTTATTTGAAACGTAAACATCTTTCGAATAATTGCTTTTCCTACTCTAATGACGATGACCGCTATTAAAATAATAAAGATGATTTTCAATATACGCGTCCCAAGCAATATCCAATTGTCTTGATTTAATATAATCTCCTCAATCTTATTCGCTGCTTTTGAATAATCCATTCTCCCCCTCCTAGCGTATAACTATCTGAAAACTTACATATACTAACTATAAAAATGAAATGGAGTTTTCATATGCGAGCTATCATTCATAATACAACTACCAACTTTCGTATCCACTATAAAGAGACAGGTGTCGTTTGGAAATTAAGTAATGTATTCCTCCAATCTATCCCTTTCCAATATGAAAACATAGTCTTTCTTTGTATTGGAACAGATCGCTCTACTGGAGATGCACTCGGACCACTCACTGGTTCACATTTATCCGAACTAAAGACTTTCCCATTTCCCGTTATCGGAACACTAGAAACACCGTTACATGCGCTTAACTTAGAACAACAAATAGAAGAACTTCAAAATAACAATCCAGAAGCATTTATTGTTGCGATCGATGCATGTTTAGGGAAAGGTACTTCCATTGGACAATTCCTATTTCAGCATGAACCACTGAAACCTGGACAAGCAGTAGGTAAAACGCTTCCTCTTGTTGGCGATGTATCCATTAAAGGCGTTGTCAATGTAGCTGGCTTCATGGAACATAGCGTATTACAAAGTACCCGACTCCATTTACCTTATGAAATGAGTCGTATTCTCTCTCGTGCCCTACAGCTTGCGTATAGCCGTTACCAATCAAAGAAAATATACAATGGTAACAATCATACCTACTACCAAGATACCGGGAACTAAGTTTGCAACTCTAATCTTTGTTAAACCGATTAAATTTAACCCGATAGCCAATATCATAAGTCCCCCGGTTGCAGTCATCTCTGAAATGAAAAAATCGAGCAATGCTTGGGGGATATACTGACTAATTTGACTTGACAAAACTGTAAGGATCCCTTGATAAATAAAGACGGGAAGCGCTGCAAAAGCTACGCCAATTCCAAGAGTCGAACTCAATATTATGGAAGTGAACCCATCAATAATTCCTTTCATAACAAGAACATTATGATCATTTCTAAGCCCACTATCAATTGCCCCAATAATCGCCATCGAACCTACTACAAAAATCAGTGTTGCTGTTACAAATCCTTCAGAAATATTTGTTCCTTCATCTTTTCTCGGCAACTTTTTTTCTAACCATTGACCCAGTTTAGTGACCTTTTCATCCAAATCCATCCACTCACCTAACACAGCACCTACAACAATACTAATGATGACGATGAGAATTTGGGTACTTTCAAAAGTCATTTGGATTCCTATAACCGCAACTGCCAAACCAATACCGTACATAATCGTTTCTTTCATACGTTCAGGTATATTATGCAAGAATCTGCCTAGGATTGCTCCTACAATAATTAAGAGCGCATTTACAATCGTCCCGAATAACACCATATAAACACTTCCGCTCACTAAAAATAATACCTATTTTGCAAAATGCAAAATAGGTATTTGGTTAATCATTCAGTAATTCAAGGATTCTTTCTAAGTCTTCTTCAGAGAAAAACTCGATCTCGATTTTACCTTTATTTTTAGATTTCTTGATATTGACGTTTGTTCCGAAATAATCTCGTAAACTTGATTCGTGTTCTTGGAGAAACAAATCTTTTTTCTCTTTCTTTTTCGTTTCACGTGGAACATCTTCATTTAAATGTTGAACAAGCCTTTCTAACTGTCTTACATTCAAACCTTCTTTTAAAACACGTTCGGCGACAAGAGGTATTTGTTCTTTTTTACGTAAGCCTAGTAGTGTTCGACCATGCCCCATCGAAAGTTTTCCGTCTGTAATTAACTGTCTTACTTTTTCAGGCAGAGACAAGAGTCTGATATGATTCGCAATATGTGACCTACTTTTCCCTAATCTAAATGCTAGCTGTTCTTGCGTAATTTTTAAATTATCCATTAATTTATTATATGCTTCAGCTTCTTCTATAGGCGTTAGATCTTCCCGCTGAAGATTTTCTAAAATTGCTAGTTCCATTGTTTCTTCATCAGTTAAATTCCGAACAATCGCCGGGATTTCATCTAACCCAACAAGTTTA
This window of the Sporosarcina pasteurii genome carries:
- a CDS encoding DUF554 domain-containing protein; the encoded protein is MVLFGTIVNALLIIVGAILGRFLHNIPERMKETIMYGIGLAVAVIGIQMTFESTQILIVIISIVVGAVLGEWMDLDEKVTKLGQWLEKKLPRKDEGTNISEGFVTATLIFVVGSMAIIGAIDSGLRNDHNVLVMKGIIDGFTSIILSSTLGIGVAFAALPVFIYQGILTVLSSQISQYIPQALLDFFISEMTATGGLMILAIGLNLIGLTKIRVANLVPGILVVGMIVTIVYFL
- a CDS encoding mechanosensitive ion channel family protein; the encoded protein is MDYSKAANKIEEIILNQDNWILLGTRILKIIFIILIAVIVIRVGKAIIRKMFTFQIKTKIRPSERREQTLLKLLENSLTYVVYFSAILSVLTEFNVNVSGILASAGVLGLAVGFGAQSLVKDIISGFFIIFEDQFSVGDYVQIGQALGTVKEIGLRTTKIAAYGGEVYIIPNGSITEVVNYSINNGLAIMDIRIAYETDIQKAEMLIREFIANLSDEYEELVSEPTLIGVQDLTASEIVFRVTAETVPVMQWAFSRKFRKDLKLFLDKNGIEIPYPKMVHISEQKGAN
- a CDS encoding ParB/RepB/Spo0J family partition protein, which translates into the protein MAKGLGKGINALFPGESLTTNETVEQIHVKSIKPNPYQPRKVFDEEAIEELSDSIREHGILQPIIVRKIGTFYEIVAGERRFRAAKLVGLDEIPAIVRNLTDEETMELAILENLQREDLTPIEEAEAYNKLMDNLKITQEQLAFRLGKSRSHIANHIRLLSLPEKVRQLITDGKLSMGHGRTLLGLRKKEQIPLVAERVLKEGLNVRQLERLVQHLNEDVPRETKKKEKKDLFLQEHESSLRDYFGTNVNIKKSKNKGKIEIEFFSEEDLERILELLND
- a CDS encoding DUF951 domain-containing protein, with the translated sequence MAKEFGLNDIVEMKKPHPCGTNSWKIIRMGADIRIKCEGCAHSVMLPRNEFAKKMKKVTVKADTE
- the ychF gene encoding redox-regulated ATPase YchF; its protein translation is MSLTAGIVGLPNVGKSTLFNAITKAGAEAANYPFCTIDPNVGIVEVPDARLEKLTELVTPKKTVPTAFEFTDIAGIVEGASKGEGLGNKFLSHIREVDAICQVVRCFADENITHVSGNVNPIHDIEVINLELILADMESVDRRLERVSKMAKQKDKEAMVEEPVLLKLKEAFENEQPARSVELSEDEYALIKGMNLLTIKPMLYVANVDEDSITNTDDNEYVNAVREFAKTDNAEVIVVCAKIEEEMAELDDEDKAMFLEELGIQEAGLDLLIRATYSLLGYATYFTAGVQEVRAWTFKKGMKAPQCAGIIHTDFERGFIRAETVSYDDLVEAGSMTVAKEAGKVRQEGKEYVVQDGDVILFRFNV
- the yyaC gene encoding spore protease YyaC, with translation MRAIIHNTTTNFRIHYKETGVVWKLSNVFLQSIPFQYENIVFLCIGTDRSTGDALGPLTGSHLSELKTFPFPVIGTLETPLHALNLEQQIEELQNNNPEAFIVAIDACLGKGTSIGQFLFQHEPLKPGQAVGKTLPLVGDVSIKGVVNVAGFMEHSVLQSTRLHLPYEMSRILSRALQLAYSRYQSKKIYNGNNHTYYQDTGN